In Candidatus Woesearchaeota archaeon, the following are encoded in one genomic region:
- the rpoB gene encoding DNA-directed RNA polymerase subunit B, whose amino-acid sequence MVDVYLNGKYAGAVDNAQDFIDQVISERRRGKLSANINVYHPKEYNQVFIEASKGRVRRPLIVVKDGKSTLTEKQVAQLEKNELSWSDLVNQGVIEYVDAAEEENILVAFSPEDLTPSHTHLEIAPMAILGLSTSLVPFGNYNQSTRLNAGSKNQKQSLGFYAANYHVRMDMDVNILDNPHQPLCKTVMHDIVGYNEHPSGQNIVVAVMSYRGYNMEDSVILNKSSIQRGFGRSTYFRPCVSEELRYSGGLVDQIGVPDKEVKGYKSERDYRFLEEDGIIYPESQVAEGDVVIGKTSPPRFLSSMDEFNLNSNLRRESSVSIAHGDQGVVDFVLVTENEEGNKLVQVRLRDLRIPEVGDKFTSRHGQKGVVGMIVEQEDMPFSASGITPDLIFSPHGIPSRMTIAHLIELVGAKVGALSGRYIDGTTFEAETEEGLRHELVSHGFRENGTEVMYNGLTGEKFQARIYVGNMYYLKLRHMVANKLHSRARGPVQLLTRQPTEGRAKEGGLRLGEMEKDTFVAHGAALLLKERFDSDKTVLAVCEDCGLLAIHDEYKNRSHCPVCGENSNISQVEIAYAFKLLLDELKGLCVYPRIELKNKY is encoded by the coding sequence ATGGTTGATGTCTATCTTAACGGAAAATATGCAGGCGCAGTTGATAACGCACAGGACTTTATTGATCAAGTCATCTCTGAGCGAAGACGAGGAAAGCTTTCCGCAAATATTAATGTCTATCATCCGAAAGAATACAATCAGGTTTTTATTGAAGCATCCAAAGGTCGTGTGCGACGACCGCTTATTGTCGTGAAAGACGGAAAATCAACGCTTACTGAAAAACAAGTTGCACAGCTTGAGAAAAATGAACTTTCCTGGAGTGATCTTGTGAATCAGGGAGTTATTGAATATGTTGACGCAGCTGAAGAAGAAAACATTCTTGTTGCATTTAGTCCTGAAGATTTGACTCCATCTCACACCCATCTTGAAATTGCTCCAATGGCTATCTTAGGATTATCCACTTCTCTTGTTCCATTTGGAAATTACAACCAGAGCACGCGTCTCAACGCGGGAAGCAAAAACCAGAAACAATCTCTTGGTTTTTACGCAGCAAATTATCACGTGCGCATGGACATGGACGTCAACATTCTTGACAACCCGCATCAGCCACTCTGTAAAACAGTCATGCATGATATCGTTGGTTACAATGAACATCCTTCTGGACAGAACATTGTTGTCGCTGTCATGAGCTACCGCGGATATAACATGGAGGATTCGGTTATTCTCAATAAATCCTCTATTCAACGAGGATTTGGACGATCTACATACTTCAGACCTTGCGTGAGCGAAGAACTTCGCTACAGTGGCGGTCTTGTTGATCAGATTGGGGTTCCTGACAAAGAAGTCAAAGGATACAAATCAGAACGCGATTACCGCTTCCTTGAAGAAGATGGTATTATTTATCCAGAATCTCAGGTTGCTGAAGGCGATGTTGTTATTGGAAAAACATCCCCTCCTCGATTCTTGAGCAGCATGGATGAATTTAATCTTAACTCTAATCTACGACGAGAATCTTCTGTTTCCATCGCGCATGGAGATCAGGGAGTCGTTGACTTTGTTTTAGTTACTGAGAACGAAGAAGGAAACAAACTTGTTCAGGTACGACTCCGCGACCTTCGCATTCCGGAAGTAGGAGATAAATTTACCTCCAGACACGGACAGAAAGGGGTTGTTGGAATGATTGTTGAACAAGAAGACATGCCATTTAGCGCATCTGGAATTACTCCAGACCTTATCTTCTCGCCGCACGGTATCCCGTCTCGTATGACTATTGCGCATCTTATTGAACTTGTCGGCGCTAAAGTTGGCGCGCTTTCTGGACGATACATTGATGGTACAACATTTGAAGCAGAAACAGAAGAAGGATTACGTCATGAACTTGTTTCTCATGGATTCCGTGAAAATGGAACAGAAGTTATGTACAATGGTTTGACTGGTGAAAAATTCCAGGCACGTATTTATGTTGGAAATATGTATTATCTCAAACTCAGGCACATGGTCGCGAACAAATTGCACTCCCGTGCTCGTGGTCCAGTACAACTCTTGACACGACAGCCTACAGAAGGTCGCGCGAAAGAAGGAGGATTGCGACTTGGAGAAATGGAGAAAGATACTTTCGTCGCGCATGGCGCGGCACTCCTCTTGAAAGAACGCTTCGATTCTGACAAGACTGTGCTTGCAGTGTGTGAAGATTGTGGTCTTCTCGCAATCCATGATGAATACAAAAATAGATCCCATTGTCCTGTTTGCGGAGAAAACTCCAACATTTCGCAGGTTGAAATTGCGTACGCGTTCAAACTCCTGCTCGATGAGTTAAAAGGACTTTGCGTCTATCCTCGCATTGAATTAAAAAATAAATACTAA
- a CDS encoding 50S ribosomal protein L30e — translation MAVKEMDANISELKKLLKSDKIILGTDRTLKLLKLGTTDRVFLSSNCPEEVKKDIEYYAKLSNVPLIYLKQPNDELGILCKKPYPVSVLSVTQ, via the coding sequence ATGGCAGTAAAAGAAATGGACGCAAACATTAGTGAATTAAAGAAACTACTCAAATCAGACAAGATTATTCTTGGAACAGATCGCACGCTCAAACTTTTGAAGCTTGGGACAACAGATCGTGTTTTTCTCTCCAGCAATTGTCCTGAAGAAGTCAAGAAGGATATTGAGTATTACGCAAAACTTTCCAATGTTCCATTAATTTATCTCAAACAGCCAAATGATGAATTGGGCATTCTTTGTAAAAAACCATATCCGGTTTCTGTCCTCAGCGTGACCCAATAA
- a CDS encoding DNA-directed RNA polymerase subunit H: MAKKTFDVNTHALVPEHIVLSEKEKNQIFEKYSISFKELPKILANDPVIKQLKLKSGDVIKIVKKSPTAGIAEYYRGVISE; the protein is encoded by the coding sequence ATGGCAAAAAAAACATTTGATGTTAACACGCACGCACTTGTGCCAGAACATATTGTTCTTTCTGAAAAAGAAAAGAACCAAATCTTTGAAAAATATTCTATCTCTTTCAAAGAACTTCCGAAAATTCTTGCAAATGATCCAGTTATCAAACAGTTGAAACTTAAATCCGGCGATGTTATCAAGATCGTCAAAAAAAGCCCAACTGCAGGTATTGCAGAATATTACCGAGGTGTTATCAGTGAATAA
- a CDS encoding DNA-directed RNA polymerase subunit B'', which produces MNKYSKLLIEKYFEEHSLVASNIVSFNNFIDFELQNVIEQNKIVEPTIIPHNIDEFKIRFDKIWVTKPEITEADGSKRPIYPAEARLRKLSYAAPIFIEVSAHINGIQRESFVTQVGSLPIMLRSKYCHLSGLSKEDLIAKGEDPNDLGGYFIINGTERVLINIEDLAANKFLVEEDSLTANKFVGKLFSEYGSYKIPHSIEKLNDGLFYITFTRVKRIPIIPIIKALGLTKDEEIMRHITGGEQSDAVFVNLYEFVDIKNEEEALDYVAKKIGITQAKDIRIERMKEVVDKYLLPHLGITEKDRPAKAYNLCKYIRKYLQVAAGELPVDDKDHYMNKRVKMSGDLLADLFQVNLKVLIGDLLYNFQRIVKRGKFPSIKVVIREKLLTSRIYSSMATGSWVGGRMGVSQRIQRINFLETLSHLQRVISPLSASQENFEARELHATHLGRLCPIETPEGTNIGLRKNLALVAEISHDSDEQVVLKQLKMLGLKSA; this is translated from the coding sequence GTGAATAAATACTCCAAGCTTTTAATTGAAAAGTATTTCGAAGAGCACTCTCTTGTCGCGTCTAACATTGTTTCTTTCAATAATTTTATTGATTTTGAACTGCAAAATGTTATTGAACAAAACAAAATTGTCGAGCCAACAATTATTCCTCACAACATTGATGAATTTAAAATTCGCTTTGACAAAATCTGGGTCACAAAACCAGAAATTACTGAAGCAGATGGTTCCAAACGACCAATTTATCCTGCAGAAGCTCGCTTGAGAAAACTCAGCTACGCAGCCCCTATTTTTATTGAAGTTAGCGCACACATCAATGGTATTCAGCGAGAATCTTTTGTCACGCAGGTAGGAAGTCTTCCTATTATGCTTCGCTCTAAATATTGTCATCTTTCCGGATTAAGCAAAGAAGACTTAATCGCGAAAGGAGAAGATCCGAACGACCTCGGTGGTTATTTCATTATCAATGGAACAGAGCGTGTTCTTATTAACATTGAAGATCTTGCAGCAAACAAGTTTCTTGTTGAAGAAGATTCCCTCACTGCAAATAAATTTGTCGGAAAACTTTTTTCAGAGTACGGATCCTATAAAATCCCGCATTCTATTGAGAAACTCAACGATGGGCTCTTTTATATTACATTTACACGCGTCAAACGTATCCCTATAATTCCAATCATCAAAGCATTGGGCTTAACGAAGGATGAAGAGATCATGCGCCACATTACTGGTGGCGAACAAAGTGACGCGGTCTTCGTCAACCTCTACGAATTCGTTGACATCAAAAATGAAGAAGAAGCTCTTGATTATGTCGCGAAAAAAATAGGCATTACGCAGGCAAAAGATATTCGTATCGAGCGTATGAAAGAAGTTGTTGACAAATATTTATTGCCACATCTCGGCATCACGGAAAAAGACCGTCCTGCAAAAGCATACAATCTTTGCAAATACATTCGAAAATACTTGCAGGTCGCGGCAGGAGAATTGCCTGTTGACGATAAAGATCATTACATGAACAAGCGCGTTAAAATGAGTGGAGATCTTCTCGCAGATCTTTTCCAAGTGAATCTTAAAGTGCTTATTGGAGATCTTCTCTATAACTTCCAGCGCATTGTCAAGCGAGGAAAGTTCCCTTCCATTAAAGTGGTTATCAGAGAAAAATTATTGACGAGTAGAATTTACAGCTCCATGGCAACAGGATCTTGGGTTGGTGGACGAATGGGAGTAAGCCAGCGTATTCAACGTATTAACTTCCTTGAAACACTCAGCCACTTGCAGCGAGTTATTTCTCCGCTCAGCGCGAGCCAAGAGAACTTCGAAGCACGTGAGTTGCACGCAACACACCTTGGGCGATTATGTCCTATTGAAACTCCTGAAGGAACGAACATTGGGTTGCGTAAAAATCTTGCACTTGTTGCAGAGATTTCCCATGATTCAGATGAACAAGTAGTGCTCAAGCAGCTCAAGATGCTTGGCCTTAAGTCAGCGTAA
- a CDS encoding NusA-like transcription termination signal-binding factor, which translates to MVKITYTQELMGTMALFDKITHVSLKDCFEDKHGLLTFVVDAQDLGKAIGKGAVCVRRLEQLLKRRIRVIGFHPDLLEFVKYVIHPLQALVEQEDTVLILKNEDRKTKSLLIGRNAQNLRNTESIIQRYFPNIVEVKVV; encoded by the coding sequence ATGGTAAAAATCACCTATACACAGGAACTCATGGGAACCATGGCTCTTTTTGATAAGATTACGCACGTTTCGCTCAAAGACTGCTTTGAAGACAAACACGGATTACTCACTTTTGTTGTTGATGCGCAGGATCTTGGGAAGGCAATTGGCAAAGGCGCTGTTTGTGTCCGACGATTAGAACAGCTCCTGAAACGGCGTATTCGTGTTATTGGATTTCATCCAGATCTTCTGGAATTCGTGAAATATGTTATTCATCCACTACAAGCTCTTGTCGAGCAGGAAGACACTGTTCTCATCCTCAAAAATGAGGACAGAAAAACAAAAAGTTTATTAATAGGCAGAAACGCCCAGAACCTACGCAATACAGAATCTATTATTCAGCGATATTTTCCAAATATCGTCGAAGTTAAGGTTGTTTGA
- a CDS encoding DNA-directed RNA polymerase subunit A'' (DNA-dependent RNA polymerase catalyzes the transcription of DNA into RNA using the four ribonucleoside triphosphates as substrates): MEELYAEYKDLLPVSIIEDVKTSAPKGIAKSKLKKVLDLAVEEYNNMQVEAGECVGIISAESIGEPGTQMTLNTFHFAGVSEMNVTTGLPRIIEVLDGSQSLKTPMMEIYLQAPYKNGTDIKKVAQLIKETTLQDIAAEFMINIADSVIEVKLDNAKMDPLNLTADKVHKLLDATLKGIGVKMKDGSLIVKPKGKETTVNELYKLKEKAKSIYVTGVKGIKQVLPVKRGDEFVIVTAGTNLKTVFELEFVDATRTICNDIFEVYAVLGIEAAREAVVREVYKIITEQGLNVDVRHLMLVADAMCVTGKLRGITRYGIISQKSSVLAKASFETPIKHIFNAALVGEKDHLNSVVENVMINQPVPVGTGLLRLVTKEVKKAAKAE; this comes from the coding sequence ATGGAAGAACTTTACGCTGAATATAAGGACTTATTGCCTGTCTCTATCATTGAAGACGTTAAAACAAGCGCACCAAAAGGAATCGCGAAATCAAAACTCAAGAAAGTTCTTGACCTTGCAGTTGAAGAATATAATAACATGCAGGTTGAAGCAGGAGAATGCGTAGGCATTATCAGCGCTGAATCTATCGGTGAACCAGGAACACAGATGACGCTGAACACATTCCACTTCGCAGGGGTTTCTGAGATGAACGTTACGACAGGTCTCCCTCGTATTATTGAAGTTCTCGATGGTTCTCAATCTTTGAAAACACCGATGATGGAAATTTATCTTCAAGCACCATACAAAAATGGAACTGATATCAAAAAAGTTGCGCAGCTTATCAAAGAAACAACATTGCAAGATATTGCAGCAGAATTTATGATTAACATCGCGGATTCTGTTATTGAAGTCAAGCTTGATAACGCAAAAATGGATCCACTCAATCTTACCGCAGACAAAGTTCACAAACTTTTGGACGCAACATTGAAAGGCATTGGCGTTAAAATGAAAGATGGTTCTCTCATTGTCAAGCCGAAAGGAAAAGAGACTACTGTTAATGAACTTTACAAATTAAAAGAAAAAGCAAAGTCTATTTACGTTACAGGTGTTAAAGGAATTAAACAAGTTCTTCCTGTCAAACGAGGCGATGAGTTTGTTATTGTCACCGCGGGAACAAACCTGAAAACAGTCTTTGAACTTGAATTTGTTGACGCAACACGAACTATCTGCAACGATATTTTTGAAGTGTACGCAGTTCTTGGTATAGAAGCAGCACGAGAAGCAGTTGTTCGAGAAGTTTACAAGATTATTACAGAACAAGGATTGAACGTTGATGTTCGACACCTTATGCTTGTTGCTGACGCAATGTGCGTGACTGGAAAACTTCGCGGTATCACTCGATATGGTATTATTAGCCAGAAATCCAGCGTTCTTGCAAAGGCATCTTTCGAAACACCAATCAAACATATTTTCAACGCAGCACTTGTTGGAGAAAAAGATCACTTGAACAGTGTTGTTGAGAATGTTATGATCAATCAGCCAGTGCCTGTTGGAACAGGACTTTTGCGCCTTGTGACCAAAGAAGTCAAGAAAGCAGCAAAAGCTGAATAA
- a CDS encoding 50S ribosome-binding GTPase translates to MADYSTQILDLEKELSNTKYNKRTQGHIGLVKAKLAMLKEKERARSSGGAKGQGFSVRKTGDASVIMIGFPSAGKSTLLNAITNANSPVGAYEFTTLDVIPGLLEHKHAKIQVLDVPGIVRGAAMGRGRGKEVLAVMQNADAVLFIVDVNRPEALAVLQQEVYDANIRVNQRKPDVKIVRKTRGGVSIGKTVQCPDLDNKTIEAIFKEMRLNNVDVVIRTPIGPDQLIDIIEGNKHYLPGIVILNKMDMVTLDELEIIKKNIHADVCISADKKMNTELVKDLIFDRLDLIRLYCKQIGKKADMDVPLIMRRGTTLHDMCQKLHKDFVEKFRFAKIWGTSVKFNAQPILKLKHTLHDKDVVELHMK, encoded by the coding sequence ATGGCTGATTATTCGACGCAAATTTTAGATCTTGAAAAAGAACTTTCCAATACAAAATATAACAAACGAACGCAGGGACATATTGGACTTGTTAAAGCAAAACTTGCTATGCTCAAAGAGAAAGAGCGCGCGCGTTCCAGCGGTGGCGCAAAAGGGCAAGGTTTTTCTGTTCGTAAAACAGGAGACGCTTCTGTCATCATGATCGGTTTTCCTTCCGCGGGAAAATCGACGCTTCTCAACGCAATCACCAACGCAAACTCTCCTGTTGGCGCGTATGAGTTTACCACCCTTGATGTTATTCCTGGTTTGCTTGAACACAAACACGCAAAAATTCAAGTTCTTGACGTTCCTGGGATTGTCCGTGGCGCAGCAATGGGTCGTGGACGCGGGAAAGAAGTTCTCGCAGTCATGCAAAACGCAGACGCAGTGTTGTTTATCGTTGATGTTAATAGACCAGAAGCGCTCGCTGTTCTTCAGCAGGAAGTATACGACGCAAATATTCGAGTCAATCAACGAAAACCTGACGTGAAAATTGTTCGAAAAACACGAGGCGGTGTGAGTATTGGTAAGACTGTGCAGTGTCCTGATTTAGATAATAAAACCATTGAAGCGATTTTCAAAGAAATGCGTTTGAATAATGTTGATGTTGTTATTCGAACCCCAATTGGTCCTGATCAACTTATTGACATTATTGAGGGAAATAAACATTACCTGCCCGGCATTGTTATTTTGAACAAAATGGATATGGTTACTCTAGATGAGTTGGAGATTATTAAGAAAAATATCCACGCAGATGTTTGTATTAGCGCTGATAAAAAAATGAATACTGAACTCGTGAAGGATTTAATTTTTGACAGACTTGATTTGATTCGTTTGTATTGCAAGCAGATTGGGAAAAAGGCAGACATGGATGTTCCGCTCATTATGCGACGGGGAACAACGCTTCATGACATGTGCCAGAAATTGCACAAAGATTTTGTTGAGAAATTTCGCTTTGCGAAAATTTGGGGAACATCTGTTAAATTTAACGCGCAGCCTATTCTGAAATTAAAGCATACATTGCATGATAAAGATGTTGTTGAATTGCATATGAAGTAG
- a CDS encoding DNA-directed RNA polymerase subunit A': MDQYIHKQVKSINFGVLSPKMIMKMASAKVVTPELYDKEGYPVDGGLMDIRLGVIDPGLSCKTCGSKLKECIGHFGYIELARPIIHIKFVDLVVTLLKCTCRECARILIPKNKMDIALAGLVVAEEEAGLAGRREQIREIIASLKTINKCPHCKARQFKIGLEKPSTVIENEKRLTPIEIRARLEKISDDDCSVFGINPAFMRPEWAILTVLPIPPVTMRPSITLESGERSEDDLTHKLGDIVRINQRLFENINAGAPEIIIEDLWDLLQYHITTYFDNEVAQLPPARHRSGQPLKTLTSRIKSKEGRIRHNLAGKRTNFSSRTVISPDPMIALHEVGVPFVVAMKLTVPEVVQPWNMEYLKKFVQRGPKEYPGANYIVRPDGRRKKITDEMKEQLLEELQPGYYVERHLLDGDVAIFNRQPSLHRMSMMCHRVRVLPSKTFRLNPAVCVPYNADFDGDEMNLHIPQTEEARAEAEMLMQVHTQLISPRYGLSIIGCVQDAISGNYMLTRYMKMSREDAVELLLSARIFDISRLPKKEVVTGKEIFSVVLPQDFSFEGKTRMYSGDEKKDKANDAVVAIKNGKLLSGVMDKANLGEGSGLMLKNLHQQYGAEQTLDLLGKMFRLGIESLLKYGFTTVISDTDIPEDSRKRIRTILDDSYAAVDEFIESYRQGKFEAFPGRTIEETLELRILERLNIARNETGNIVQQQSNEGSHTVIMTTCGSRGNALNLAQMAACVGQQAMRGKRIQKGYRGRTLSCFQRGDLSPSARGFIRGSFKSGLAPAEFFFGAMTGRDSLMDTALRTPKSGYLYRRLANALQDMRVAYDGSVRDANGTIVQFKYGEDNVDVSKSEKGKLNVQRLFSKVMED, translated from the coding sequence ATGGATCAATACATTCACAAACAAGTAAAGTCAATTAACTTTGGCGTTTTGAGCCCAAAGATGATTATGAAAATGGCGAGCGCAAAAGTCGTTACTCCAGAACTCTATGATAAAGAAGGGTATCCTGTTGATGGTGGTCTTATGGATATTCGTCTCGGTGTTATTGATCCGGGATTAAGCTGTAAAACCTGCGGCTCCAAATTAAAGGAATGTATTGGTCATTTTGGATACATTGAACTTGCTCGTCCAATCATTCACATTAAATTTGTTGATTTGGTTGTGACGTTGTTAAAATGCACTTGCCGAGAATGCGCTCGTATTCTTATTCCGAAAAATAAAATGGATATTGCGCTTGCAGGGTTAGTTGTCGCTGAAGAAGAAGCAGGTCTTGCAGGACGACGGGAACAAATTCGTGAAATTATTGCTTCACTTAAAACCATTAACAAATGTCCACATTGTAAAGCACGCCAATTTAAAATTGGTCTTGAAAAACCATCCACTGTTATTGAAAATGAAAAACGATTAACACCTATCGAAATCCGAGCACGCCTCGAAAAGATTTCTGATGATGACTGCAGCGTGTTTGGTATTAATCCCGCATTCATGCGTCCAGAATGGGCAATCCTTACTGTTCTTCCTATTCCCCCTGTAACAATGCGTCCAAGCATTACATTAGAATCTGGTGAGAGAAGCGAAGACGATTTGACGCACAAATTGGGCGATATTGTTCGTATCAACCAGCGTCTTTTCGAAAACATTAACGCAGGAGCTCCTGAAATTATTATCGAGGATTTGTGGGACCTTCTTCAATATCACATCACGACGTACTTTGATAACGAAGTCGCGCAATTACCTCCTGCACGACACCGTTCTGGTCAGCCATTGAAAACACTTACTTCACGAATCAAGAGTAAGGAAGGACGTATTAGACACAATCTCGCAGGAAAAAGAACAAACTTTTCCAGCAGAACAGTTATCAGTCCAGACCCAATGATCGCATTGCATGAAGTTGGAGTTCCATTTGTTGTCGCGATGAAACTTACTGTTCCTGAAGTTGTTCAGCCATGGAACATGGAATATCTCAAAAAATTTGTCCAACGTGGACCAAAAGAATACCCTGGAGCGAATTACATTGTTCGACCAGATGGAAGAAGAAAAAAGATTACTGATGAAATGAAAGAACAGCTTCTTGAAGAACTTCAACCAGGATATTATGTTGAACGCCATCTTCTTGACGGCGATGTCGCAATCTTTAACCGACAGCCATCGCTTCACAGAATGAGCATGATGTGTCACCGTGTTCGTGTCTTGCCAAGCAAAACATTCCGCTTAAACCCAGCTGTATGTGTTCCTTACAACGCAGACTTCGATGGGGACGAAATGAACCTCCACATTCCTCAAACAGAGGAAGCTCGCGCAGAAGCAGAAATGCTTATGCAAGTTCACACGCAGCTTATTTCTCCGCGATATGGATTAAGCATTATTGGTTGCGTTCAGGACGCGATTTCAGGAAACTATATGTTAACTCGATACATGAAAATGTCTCGTGAAGACGCAGTTGAACTTCTTCTCTCTGCACGAATTTTTGACATTAGCAGATTACCAAAGAAAGAAGTTGTTACTGGTAAAGAAATTTTTAGTGTTGTTCTTCCACAGGATTTTAGTTTCGAAGGAAAAACACGTATGTACAGCGGCGATGAGAAAAAAGACAAAGCAAATGACGCTGTTGTCGCTATCAAAAACGGAAAACTTCTTTCTGGTGTCATGGACAAGGCAAACCTAGGAGAAGGTTCTGGACTTATGTTGAAGAACTTGCACCAGCAATATGGCGCAGAACAGACCCTTGACCTTCTTGGAAAAATGTTCCGTCTTGGTATTGAATCATTATTGAAATACGGATTCACGACAGTAATCTCTGATACAGATATTCCTGAAGATTCTCGAAAACGTATTCGAACTATCTTGGATGATTCTTATGCTGCAGTTGATGAATTCATTGAATCCTACAGACAAGGTAAATTCGAAGCATTCCCTGGGCGAACTATTGAAGAAACACTTGAACTTCGTATTCTTGAACGCTTGAACATTGCTCGTAACGAGACAGGAAATATTGTCCAGCAGCAATCCAACGAAGGAAGTCACACAGTTATCATGACCACTTGCGGATCCAGAGGAAACGCACTCAACCTTGCGCAGATGGCTGCGTGTGTCGGTCAGCAAGCTATGCGTGGAAAACGTATCCAAAAAGGATACAGAGGACGAACACTCTCCTGCTTCCAGCGCGGCGACTTATCACCGTCTGCACGTGGATTTATCCGAGGCAGTTTCAAATCAGGATTAGCTCCTGCTGAGTTCTTTTTCGGAGCAATGACAGGACGAGATTCGCTTATGGATACCGCGCTTCGTACACCAAAATCTGGGTACTTATACAGACGACTCGCAAACGCGCTTCAGGATATGCGTGTCGCGTATGATGGATCTGTTCGTGACGCGAATGGCACTATTGTTCAATTCAAATATGGAGAAGACAATGTTGATGTTTCCAAGAGTGAGAAGGGAAAACTCAATGTCCAGCGTCTATTCTCCAAAGTTATGGAGGATTAA
- a CDS encoding 30S ribosomal protein S12, whose protein sequence is MGKKARGINAGKKLKKRRHTFKKISRTVLRLRSDPLGGSHQAKAIVLEKLQLEAKQPNSAMRKCARVQLIKNGKQVTAFLPGDGATKLVDEHDEVLIECIGGKSGRAKGDIPGVRWQVIKVNDQSLNALRRGKLEKARK, encoded by the coding sequence ATGGGAAAAAAAGCACGCGGAATTAATGCAGGAAAAAAATTGAAAAAAAGACGACATACATTCAAAAAAATCAGTAGAACAGTTCTTCGACTTCGCTCTGATCCATTAGGAGGATCTCATCAAGCAAAAGCAATTGTTCTTGAAAAGCTTCAGCTTGAAGCAAAACAGCCAAACTCAGCAATGAGAAAGTGCGCTCGTGTTCAGCTCATCAAAAACGGAAAACAAGTTACCGCTTTCCTTCCAGGAGACGGCGCAACAAAGCTTGTTGATGAACACGATGAAGTACTCATTGAATGTATTGGTGGAAAATCCGGCCGAGCAAAAGGAGATATTCCTGGTGTTCGATGGCAGGTTATCAAAGTCAATGATCAGTCTCTTAACGCACTACGACGCGGTAAGCTTGAGAAAGCTCGTAAATAA
- a CDS encoding 30S ribosomal protein S7 produces MKLFNKWSVQGITAQDPGLQSYISLRPVFAPKTGARYAGNKFHKSKINVVERLINKILIPGHKARKHFKSSGHITGKASHAYTLVEECFNIIEQRLKKNPVEVFVKAIENAAPREEIITIEYGGARYPKAVECAPQRRIDIALRYFTQSSYQKSFNTKKPFVQYLADELIAAYQCSSNSLAVSKKNELERQADSSR; encoded by the coding sequence ATCAAACTTTTTAACAAATGGTCTGTTCAAGGCATCACAGCACAGGATCCAGGATTGCAGTCTTACATTAGTCTGCGTCCAGTTTTCGCACCAAAGACCGGTGCACGCTACGCTGGCAACAAATTTCATAAATCCAAGATTAATGTTGTTGAACGACTCATTAACAAGATTTTGATTCCAGGTCATAAAGCAAGAAAACACTTTAAGTCCAGCGGGCACATTACAGGAAAAGCTTCTCACGCGTACACGCTTGTTGAAGAATGCTTCAATATCATCGAACAACGCTTGAAGAAAAATCCTGTAGAAGTGTTTGTCAAAGCAATTGAAAACGCAGCTCCTCGTGAAGAGATTATCACTATCGAATATGGTGGCGCTCGTTATCCAAAAGCAGTTGAGTGCGCTCCACAGCGACGTATTGACATTGCATTACGATACTTTACGCAAAGCAGCTATCAAAAATCGTTCAATACAAAGAAACCATTTGTTCAATATCTTGCAGATGAACTTATCGCAGCATACCAATGCAGCAGCAACTCTCTTGCAGTTTCCAAGAAAAACGAACTTGAACGACAGGCGGATAGCAGTAGATAG